A window from Nocardioides mesophilus encodes these proteins:
- a CDS encoding GNAT family N-acetyltransferase, which yields MRTVDSSSFLVAGARGRGLGKQMRAAVLALAFGPLEARFAITSAWTDNHASLGVSRALGYADNGVTAHARGESAGEMAHLRLARATWLKGPWPERVRITGVEPCLPFFGLGPGD from the coding sequence TTGCGGACCGTCGACTCGTCCTCGTTCCTGGTGGCCGGTGCCCGCGGTCGAGGTCTGGGCAAGCAGATGCGGGCGGCGGTGCTCGCCCTGGCCTTCGGCCCGCTGGAGGCGCGGTTCGCGATCACCTCGGCGTGGACCGACAACCACGCCTCGCTGGGGGTCTCCCGCGCCCTGGGGTACGCCGACAACGGGGTCACCGCCCACGCCCGCGGGGAGTCCGCGGGCGAGATGGCGCACCTGCGGCTGGCCCGGGCGACCTGGCTGAAGGGCCCCTGGCCGGAACGGGTGCGCATCACCGGCGTCGAGCCGTGCCTGCCGTTCTTCGGCCTCGGGCCGGGGGACTAG
- a CDS encoding dihydrolipoyl dehydrogenase family protein, whose amino-acid sequence MSEREVDVVVVGLGPGGEALATRLAQGGLEVVGVDRRLVGGECPYYGCIPSKMMLHAAGLVATARRVDGHAGHATVAPDWSPVHARIRDEATTDWNDQVAVDRLEKAGVTFVRGDARLSGPRRVEVDGTTYVARAGVVLNTGTQPSAPPIDGLAGTPYWTNREAVQAETAPASLVVIGGGAIGAEMAQAFARFGTEVTVLEAGPRILGPEEPEASAALAEVFEAEGITVLTGVSVDRVSHSDDRFTVEVGERTVHAERLLVAAGRRPNLSGLGLETVGLHDDARSVDVDDRMRAGDGLWAIGDITGKGAFTHMSMYQSAIAARDILGEDGPAAAYHAVPHVTFTDPEVGAVGMTEQQAREAGLNVQIGHSDLGASTRGWIAGAQGLVKLIADADRGVLVGATVVGPSGGEVLSMLVTAVHARVPVETLRSMIYAYPTFHRAVEVAVEDLQG is encoded by the coding sequence ATGAGCGAGCGTGAGGTGGATGTCGTGGTCGTGGGCCTCGGACCCGGGGGTGAGGCGTTGGCGACCCGCCTCGCCCAGGGCGGCCTCGAGGTGGTCGGCGTCGACCGCCGGCTCGTCGGAGGCGAGTGCCCCTACTACGGCTGCATCCCGAGCAAGATGATGCTGCACGCCGCCGGGCTGGTGGCGACCGCCCGCCGGGTCGACGGCCACGCGGGCCACGCCACGGTGGCCCCGGACTGGTCGCCGGTGCACGCCCGGATCCGGGACGAGGCGACCACGGACTGGAACGACCAGGTCGCGGTCGACCGGCTCGAGAAGGCCGGTGTCACCTTCGTGCGCGGCGACGCCCGGCTCAGCGGCCCGCGCCGGGTCGAGGTGGACGGCACGACGTACGTCGCCCGGGCGGGTGTGGTTCTCAACACCGGCACGCAACCGTCGGCGCCGCCGATCGACGGGCTGGCCGGCACGCCGTACTGGACCAACCGTGAAGCGGTGCAGGCCGAGACCGCGCCGGCGTCGCTGGTCGTCATCGGCGGCGGCGCGATCGGAGCCGAGATGGCGCAGGCGTTCGCCCGGTTCGGCACCGAGGTGACCGTGCTGGAGGCCGGTCCCCGGATCCTGGGGCCCGAGGAGCCGGAGGCGAGCGCGGCGCTGGCCGAGGTGTTCGAGGCCGAGGGCATCACGGTGCTGACCGGCGTCTCCGTCGACCGGGTGTCCCACTCCGACGACCGGTTCACGGTGGAGGTGGGGGAGCGTACGGTGCACGCCGAGCGGCTGCTGGTCGCGGCCGGCCGCCGGCCCAACCTCTCGGGACTCGGTCTGGAGACGGTCGGTCTGCACGACGACGCGAGGTCGGTCGACGTCGACGACCGGATGCGCGCCGGCGACGGGCTCTGGGCGATCGGCGACATCACCGGCAAGGGCGCGTTCACGCACATGTCGATGTACCAGTCCGCGATCGCGGCGCGCGACATCCTCGGCGAGGACGGGCCGGCCGCGGCGTACCACGCGGTCCCGCACGTCACCTTCACCGATCCCGAGGTCGGCGCCGTCGGCATGACCGAGCAGCAGGCCCGCGAGGCGGGGCTGAACGTCCAGATCGGCCACAGCGACCTCGGCGCGTCCACGCGCGGCTGGATCGCCGGTGCGCAGGGGCTGGTCAAGCTGATCGCCGACGCGGACCGGGGCGTGCTGGTCGGCGCGACGGTCGTCGGGCCGAGCGGCGGCGAGGTGCTCTCGATGCTGGTGACCGCGGTGCACGCCCGGGTGCCGGTGGAGACGCTGCGCTCGATGATCTACGCCTACCCGACCTTCCACCGGGCCGTCGAGGTCGCTGTCGAGGACCTGCAGGGGTGA
- a CDS encoding VOC family protein, producing the protein MTRTGTDWRVVDGVATAWFDAPSLIEGAALAGRIGELSPWIVVDLRATGVRVRLDADRHAEAVSVAAQDLGLDANPAVTQNLSVVLESADLTGVRRFWQRVLDYAPAEDGGLADPLQRDPAIRIAASSEPRALRNRIHLDVVRPAEAVEQAGLGEASGPYGVCHTDPDGNEVDLVPGAALGERSETADWQAVFSAMVCYRTTSPAQQHDLATAAAALAHDAGFPLLVDLRPGLVVIDSAKDQWEEDAHGLELDFIDLAADLQAAARALGATADPGLPRFAQLFLDAADVAAVRAFWVAALGYTPGRRTGVTDIHDPRRLNPVLVFQELDASDTERRRQRNRIHFELVVPPDLAQTRLATALAAGGRQLDESTDRWRVADPEGNELVIIGGA; encoded by the coding sequence ATGACACGGACCGGAACGGACTGGCGGGTGGTGGACGGCGTTGCGACGGCATGGTTCGACGCGCCGTCGCTGATCGAGGGGGCCGCGCTGGCCGGGCGCATCGGGGAGCTGTCGCCCTGGATCGTCGTCGACCTGCGAGCCACGGGCGTGCGCGTGCGTCTCGACGCAGACCGGCATGCCGAGGCGGTGTCGGTGGCAGCTCAAGATCTCGGGCTGGACGCGAATCCTGCCGTGACGCAGAACCTGAGCGTCGTGCTCGAGTCCGCGGACCTCACCGGGGTGAGGCGGTTCTGGCAGCGCGTGCTCGACTACGCGCCTGCGGAGGACGGCGGCCTCGCGGATCCGTTGCAGCGCGACCCCGCGATACGGATCGCTGCGTCGAGCGAGCCCCGGGCGCTGCGCAACCGCATCCACCTCGACGTGGTGCGGCCGGCCGAGGCGGTGGAGCAGGCCGGTCTCGGTGAGGCATCGGGACCGTACGGGGTCTGCCACACCGACCCCGACGGCAACGAGGTCGACCTGGTTCCGGGCGCGGCGCTCGGTGAGAGGAGCGAGACAGCAGACTGGCAGGCGGTGTTCAGCGCGATGGTGTGCTACCGCACCACCTCGCCGGCGCAGCAGCACGACCTGGCCACCGCAGCAGCGGCGCTGGCCCACGACGCGGGCTTCCCGCTGCTGGTCGACCTGCGCCCCGGGCTGGTGGTCATCGACAGCGCCAAGGACCAGTGGGAGGAGGACGCCCACGGCCTCGAGCTCGACTTCATCGACCTCGCCGCAGACCTCCAGGCCGCCGCCCGCGCACTCGGGGCCACCGCGGATCCGGGGCTGCCGCGCTTCGCTCAGCTGTTCCTCGACGCCGCCGACGTCGCCGCGGTCCGGGCGTTCTGGGTCGCCGCGCTCGGATACACCCCTGGCCGACGGACCGGGGTCACCGACATCCACGACCCCCGGCGGCTGAACCCGGTGCTGGTGTTCCAGGAGCTCGACGCATCGGACACGGAGCGGCGCCGGCAGCGCAACCGCATCCACTTCGAGCTCGTGGTGCCTCCGGACCTCGCGCAGACGCGCCTCGCCACGGCGCTCGCGGCCGGTGGCCGGCAGCTCGACGAGTCGACGGACCGCTGGCGGGTCGCCGACCCCGAAGGCAACGAGCTGGTGATCATCGGCGGGGCGTGA